In Trifolium pratense cultivar HEN17-A07 linkage group LG7, ARS_RC_1.1, whole genome shotgun sequence, a genomic segment contains:
- the LOC123893918 gene encoding uncharacterized protein LOC123893918: MQKHQYNSMEPRNEEYHSAPQPVLQDHLEGMHTNTRPPPSFNMPENKPVHNFSIQTGEEFALEFMRDRVNVKKPSFPNVVGEPNYATGSMDLKGILGHPGSESGSDISMLANIENVPKEFDRRNSVLHQERSNYGSARSIPRSSSNQDNNRVLHGISSSGGSDSLSLKMKILCSFGGRILPRPSDGKLRYVGGETRIISIRKDISWPELLQKISSIYNDTHAIKYQLPGEDLDALVSVSSDEDLRNMMEECHDLQRSRGSLKLRMFLFSINDLDESQFGLGSMDGGDSEIQYVVAINGMGMESRSNSILRCAGSSNSIQELDRQNIDKETKRAVVESYGVGSSSLTRSVNSVLTNQSSQPVLPTSSNAYEAYPFFYEDPIIQQGGTSQYPIHNGPFPSSSSARNLGEVPVSLPTHGLVNQGTVSEGQASSELKVQRKGDNVIHTANDRVKVLSTEAPYSLPSHPFEGSLQGNLSEAPIPAAVSEALHPALPLENKIPAAVSEALNPQISRPGEDDFYTASADAFSRALVDAESNVIDFSCLEPPPLPNRVYYSERIFPREQADLLNRSAKSDDAYGSHLLMSDLLSDLNHMNSVNESNDMLHNENLSNLNTASNSSAKPLRADSHIINKHLPDTTSQANSKLYQLVDSDLKRVLSDNKISENETNVSKGSPKVLQVDETKGSERLAFRRVPSVEQNVNLASKLQDNNLSDVPTREPLDAKSKPSQGDILIDIEDRFPRDFLYDMFSKAAHSEDSANISPLPADRAGLSLKMDNHEPKSWSYFQKLAHEGFDNNVSLIDQDNLGFSSPVSKVKEGDSMLQHSAPLPAESVILTGPKESHSHLNFGDENQKILPATTKTEAVVFKPENNPSELKGNGNKNVSTTVENIRPTEYEYQDDNSETRDVVVAPDTIFGEFDISTLQIIMNADLEELRELGSGTFGTVYHGKWRGSDVAIKRIKKSCFSGRSSEQERLTIEFWREADILSKLHHPNVVAFYGVVQDGPGGTMATVTEFMVDGSLRHVLLRKDRYLDRRKRLIIAMDAAFGMEYLHAKNIVHFDLKCDNLLVNMKDPLRPICKVGDFGLSKIKRNTLVTGGVRGTLPWMAPELLNGSSNKVSEKVDVFSFGIVLWEILTGEEPYANMHYGAIIGGIVNNTLRPTIPGYCDLEWRTLMEQCWAPNPAVRPSFTEIARRLRVMSAAAIPTKGPKASK, translated from the exons ATGCAGAAACATCAATACAATTCCATGGAACCTCGAAACGAGGAATACCATTCTGCACCGCAACCGGTCCTGCAAGATCATTTGGAGGGAATGCATACCAATACAAGGCCTCCTCCTTCCTTCAACATGCCAGAAAATAAACCTGTACATAATTTCTCCATACAGACCGGTGAGGAATTCGCTCTTGAGTTTATGAGGGATAGGGTGAATGTCAAGAAGCCTTCATTTCCAAATGTTGTCGGCGAACCTAATTATGCGACAGGGTCTATGGACTTGAAAGGAATTTTAGGTCATCCAGGATCTGAAAGTGGTTCTGATATTTCTATGCTCGCAAATATTGAAAATGTTCCGAAAGAGTTTGACAGAAGGAATTCTGTTTTACATCAGGAAAGAAGTAATTATGGCTCGGCTCGATCAATTCCTAGATCGTCGTCTAATCAAGACAATAACCGAGTCCTTCATGGTATTTCCTCTTCTGGAGGTTCTGACAGCTTAtcattgaagatgaagattctATGCAGCTTTGGTGGCAGAATATTACCACGGCCAAGTGACGGAAAGCTTAGATATGTCGGTGGTGAAACACGGATTATTAGTATAAGAAAGGACATAAGTTGGCCGGAACTTTTGCAGAAAATATCATCAATCTATAATGATACTCATGCAATAAAGTATCAGCTCCCTGGAGAAGATCTTGACGCCCTAGTTTCAGTATCGTCCGATGAGGATCTTCGGAATATGATGGAGGAATGTCATGACCTACAAAGAAGTCGAGGATCCTTGAAGCTTAGGATGTTCCTGTTCTCGATAAATGATTTGGACGAGAGTCAGTTTGGTCTAGGTAGCATGGATGGTGGAGATTCTGAAATCCAATATGTAGTTGCTATTAATGGCATGGGCATGGAATCAAGAAGCAACTCTATCCTTCGATGTGCCGGAAGTTCTAATAGTATACAGGAGCTAGACAGACAAAATATTGACAAGGAGACTAAAAGAGCCGTGGTAGAATCATATGGTGTCGGCAGTTCTTCCTTGACTCGCAGTGTTAACTCGGTATTGACAAATCAGTCTTCCCAACCAGTGCTACCAACATCCTCAAATGCTTATGAAGCCTATCCGTTCTTTTATGAGGATCCGATCATTCAACAAGGTGGAACTAGTCAATATCCAATACACAATGGCCCTTTTCCTTCTAGCAGTTCGGCTCGCAATCTAGGAGAGGTTCCGGTTTCTTTGCCTACTCATGGTCTTGTGAACCAAGGAACGGTGAGCGAAGGACAAGCATCCAGTGAGTTGAAAGTACAAAGAAAAGGTGATAATGTCATTCATACAGCGAATGATCGAGTAAAAGTTTTATCAACAGAAGCACCATATTCTCTtccttcacatccatttgaggGAAGTTTGCAAGGTAACTTATCAGAGGCACCAATTCCAGCTGCTGTATCAGAAGCACTCCATCCTGCGCTGCCATTAGAAAACAAGATTCCAGCTGCTGTATCAGAAGCTCTGAATCCACAAATTTCAAGACCGGGTGAAGATGACTTCTATACTGCATCGGCAGATGCATTCAGTCGTGCTCTTGTTGATGCCGAGTCCAATGTAATTGATTTCAGTTGCCTTGAACCACCTCCACTTCCTAATAGAGTCTATTATTCAGAGAGAATTTTTCCTAGGGAGCAAGCAGATTTGCTGAACCGGTCCGCAAAGTCAGATGATGCATATGGTTCTCACTTACTCATGTCAGATTTACTTTCTGATTTGAACCACATGAATTCAGTTAATGAATCCAACGACATGTTGCACAACGAGAATCTGTCAAATCTGAATACAGCATCAAACTCATCAGCAAAGCCCTTGCGTGCGGATAGCcatatcatcaacaaacatttGCCTGATACAACAAGTCAGGCAAACTCAAAGTTATATCAGCTTGTGGATTCTGATTTGAAGCGGGTATTATCAGATAACAAAATTTCTGAAAATGAGACAAATGTCTCCAAAGGTAGTCCTAAAGTTCTTCAAGTTGATGAAACCAAGGGCAGTGAGCGTCTTGCATTTCGCCGAGTTCCTTCTGTTGAACAAAATGTGAATCTAGCATCTAAACTTCAAGATAACAATTTGTCTGATGTTCCTACAAGGGAACCTCTTGATGCTAAATCCAAACCTTCTCAGGGTGACATTCTGATCGACATTGAAGACAGGTTTCCGCGTGATTTCCTTTATGATATGTTCTCGAAAGCAGCTCATTCTGAAGATTCCGCAAACATTAGTCCATTACCAGCTGATAGAGCCGGTTTGAGCTTAAAAATGGACAATCATGAGCCTAAAAGTTGGTCATATTTTCAGAAGTTGGCTCATGAGGGGTTCGATAATAATGTTTCTCTAATTGATCAGGATAATCTCGGTTTTTCATCTCCTGTAAGTAAAGTAAAAGAAGGGGATAGTATGTTACAGCATTCTGCTCCTCTACCAGCCGAGAGTGTTATTCTGACAGGACCCAAGGAATCCCATTCCCACCTAAATTTTGGAGATGAAAATCAGAAAATTTTACCTGCAACCACTAAAACCGAGGCTGTTGTTTTTAAACCAGAAAATAACCCTTCTGAACTTAAGGGAAACGGAAATAAGAACGTCAGCACAACAGTGGAAAACATAAGACCAACGGAGTATGAATATCAG GATGACAATAGTGAGACAAGGGATGTGGTTGTCGCTCCAGATACTATTTTTGGGGAGTTTGATATTAGTACTTTGCAG ATCATAATGAATGCGGATCTTGAAGAGCTGAGAGAACTCGGTTCTGGTACCTTTGGGACTGTGTATCATGGAAAATGGCGGGGATCAGATGTTGCaattaaaagaataaagaaaagtTGTTTCTCCGGTCGGTCTTCAGAACAAGAAAGACTG ACCATAGAGTTTTGGCGGGAAGCGGACATACTTTCCAAGCTTCATCATCCTAATGTGGTGGCATTTTATGGGGTAGTTCAAGATGGACCAGGAGGAACAATGGCCACTGTTACTGAGTTCATGGTCGATGGTTCTCTTCGGCATGTTTTGCTACGTAAGGATAG GTATCTTGATCGCCGCAAGAGGCTGATAATTGCCATGGATGCAGCTTTCGGAATGGAGTATTTACATGCAAAAAATATTGTTCATTTTGACTTGAAATGTGACAATTTGCTTGTGAACATGAAGGATCCTTTACGGCCAATATGCAAG GTTGGTGATTTTGGCCTGTCAAAAATTAAGCGGAATACCCTGGTGACTGGTGGTGTGCGTGGAACTCTACCTTGGATGGCACCAGAGCTGCTGAATGGGAGCAGCAATAAGGTTTCAGAAAAG GTTGATGTATTCTCCTTTGGCATTGTATTATGGGAGATTCTTACTGGGGAGGAGCCATATGCTAATATGCACTATGGTGCAATCATAG GAGGTATTGTGAACAACACATTAAGACCAACAATCCCAGGTTATTGCGATCTAGAATGGAGAACACTAATGGAGCAGTGTTGGGCACCTAATCCTGCAGTCAGGCCATCTTTTACAGAAATTGCACGCCGCTTGCGTGTGATGTCTGCGGCGGCTATTCCGACCAAAGGACCTAAAGCATCTAAATGA